The window CTGACCTTCTGCCATTTTCTTAACGCTATCTGATACATTCCTAATCATATCTATATCACCATAAATAGAGAAAAGATAAAGGGCATTTGCATACATATAATCCCCTGTTAGCACTACTGTATCATTTCCAAATACACGATTTGCTGATTTTTTTCCTCTCCTTGTGTCTGCACCGTCTACGACATCATCATGCAGCAATGATGCTGTGTGAAGGTATTCCATAGCAACCGCAAGGGGATAATCTCTTTCTTCATTGTATCCCCTAAATAACTTTGCAAATGTAAGGACTAAAACAGGTCTTAGCCTTTTTCCACCGCTGGAAAGTATGTAATTCCCTATTTTTAATAAAAATTCAACGTTAGAATCCATATACTCTGAAAGGTATTCTTCAATCTTTTCAAGCTCTTTTTTTTCTACCATCTTTTCTCCCTTAAGTGCGCCCGGCAGGATTTGAACCTGCGACCCCCAGCCCCGGAAACCGGTGCTCTATCCTACTGAGCTACGGGCGCTTTTATAAGATTTTTTAATCTTTCCATATTTATTAAATCCCAATCTCCTTCTTTCGGTGTTTCCAGTATAAATGGAAGATTTTTAAAATATTCATCATTTAGAAATAATTCAAATCCTTTTAAACCGATAGAACCTTCTCCAATGTGCTCATGTCTATCTCTACGGGAGTTGAAAGGTGTTTTTGAATCATTACAATGGATTACTTTTACTTTTTCAAGTCCGATTTTCTCTTTTAGTTCTTCTTTATATTCAAAAAACTTTTCTTCCTCATTTATTTTGTATCCAGCCGAGTATAGATGGCAGGTATCAAGACACACACCTGTTTTTATGTTAGGAAAAGGCTCCATAAGTGCTACTATCTCGTCTGTTGTTTTTCCTATTTCTCCTTTCTGGCCAGCAAGAGTTTCAAAGAGAAAGGTGGTGTTTTTCAGCTGCACTTCAGAAAATACTATCTTTAGACTTTCTATTATATTTTGTATAGCTTGTTCTTCAGGTTGCCCTTTTGCCTTACCTGCATGTATCACATAGTAATCTATTCTAAGCTCTTCGCACAGTTTCAACTCATTTATCACACCATTAATAGATTTTTTTCTGAGATTTTCATCTGCAGAAGCAAGGTTAAAAAGATAAGAAGCATGAACAACAACAGGTTGTATACCTGTTTCTTCTCTTTTTTGCAAAAATAAAGTTTTTTCTTCTTCTGTTCTTTCCTTCCAGGCCCATGAACGTGGAGAAGATACAAAAAATTGTATTGTATCTGCTCCTATTTCTTTACCTCTATCAAAAACCAAATCTAAAGATTTTGCAGATGATACATGAGTTCCGATTTTTACCATGTTCTTACCCTAAATACGCCTGTTATATACGGATTTGTTTTTTTCTCAGCGCCTATTGTGGTTGGTTCACCATGTCCCGGATAAACCTTTACATCATCCGGTAATTGTTTCAATTTCTCAAGTGATTTAACCATATCTTCAGGATTTCCACCGGGTAAATCTGTTCTACCTATACTACCTTTGAACAAGGTATCACCTGTAATTATGAACTTGTTCTTTTCATCGTAAAAACATACGCTTCCCGGTGTATGCCCGGGAGTTGCAATTACTTTTAGGGAAAATTTTCCAAAAGAAATAATATTCTCTTCCTTTATGGTTTTGTCAGGTTCAGGGCATTGAACTGCTTCTACCATCTGAGCAAAACCAGGAAAGATATCATTATTGATTAAAAATATATCTTTTTCATTCATTAAAAAAGGAACATTATATTTGGTTTTCAAATATCCTACCTGTCCAACATGGTCTAAATGGCCATGGGTAGCAAGTATATATCTAAGCTTGTATTTTTCAAGCTCTTTTTCTATTCTTTGGCCTTCAGACCCAGGGTCTACAACAACAGCTTCTCCTGTAGATTCATCAGCAATAATTATTGTATTTTCCTCAAGGGGACCAACAGTCAGGATTTTTATCATTCTCTAATTCCCAGATATTTTTTATCAACAAGGGCGGTGGTGTATTTTCCTGAAAGAAAATCCTTATCTTCTAATATTTTAAGATGGAAATCTTTTGTGGTTTTAATACCTTCTACAATAAGCTCTTTTAATGCTCTTTTCCCTCTTACTATGGCTTCTTCTCTGTTCTTACCATAAACAATAATTTTTGCAATTAGAGAGTCGTAATAAGGAGGTATTTTATATCCTTTGTATATATGAGTATCCACCCTTACCCCAAAACCACCTGGAAGGTATAGCTCTTCTATAGTCCCGGGATTTGGAACAAAAGTCTCAGGGTCTTCTGCATTTATTCTAAACTCTATTGCATGGCCTTGCTGCTTTATATCTTCCTGTGTAAAAGAAAGTTTTTTACCATCAGCCACAAGCATCTGCCATGCAACAAGGTCAATCCCAGATGTCATTTCAGAAACAGGGTGTTCAACCTGAATACGACCGTTCATTTCTATAAAATAAAAATTCATATTTTCATCAACTATAAATTCAACGGTTCCGGCACCGGTAAATCCTACATGTTTCGCAAATCGGACAGCAGCTTCACCCATTTTCTTACGAACTTCTGGAGTTATGAATGGTGATGGAG of the Persephonella sp. genome contains:
- a CDS encoding deoxyribonuclease IV translates to MVKIGTHVSSAKSLDLVFDRGKEIGADTIQFFVSSPRSWAWKERTEEEKTLFLQKREETGIQPVVVHASYLFNLASADENLRKKSINGVINELKLCEELRIDYYVIHAGKAKGQPEEQAIQNIIESLKIVFSEVQLKNTTFLFETLAGQKGEIGKTTDEIVALMEPFPNIKTGVCLDTCHLYSAGYKINEEEKFFEYKEELKEKIGLEKVKVIHCNDSKTPFNSRRDRHEHIGEGSIGLKGFELFLNDEYFKNLPFILETPKEGDWDLINMERLKNLIKAPVAQ
- a CDS encoding MBL fold metallo-hydrolase — encoded protein: MIKILTVGPLEENTIIIADESTGEAVVVDPGSEGQRIEKELEKYKLRYILATHGHLDHVGQVGYLKTKYNVPFLMNEKDIFLINNDIFPGFAQMVEAVQCPEPDKTIKEENIISFGKFSLKVIATPGHTPGSVCFYDEKNKFIITGDTLFKGSIGRTDLPGGNPEDMVKSLEKLKQLPDDVKVYPGHGEPTTIGAEKKTNPYITGVFRVRTW